Proteins encoded in a region of the Streptomyces liliiviolaceus genome:
- a CDS encoding family 43 glycosylhydrolase → MTRSRCLSTLLAVLTLAVALLVAPPASAAVAFTSAGVNQNGGNCLDLPGSSSTNGTQLRAFTCSSGADQSFGYTLVAGTTDTYTITTQSGLCVDVSGASTADDAAVIQWPCHSATNQRWRLVPVTVSGTDRTFNLVSVGSGKCVAPSGGSSASNTNLVQLPCSATGGRVWRLPGFSGGGTSPGTFTNPLAQRGPDPWLTYYDGFYYLATTTWNSTVTMRRSATLGGLATAAEQVLFNLTRPNGAGTMWAPEFHLLDGPNGKRWYFYYTAGREPYDLGTQRIHVLESAGLDPMGPYSFKADLLDPTQDNTWELDPGILQLNGNLYLLGTFYNGSQPMFIRPLSNPWTASGTRRVLSTPTYGWETVGGAVNEGAEVLQRGGKTFIVYSASHCSTPDYKLGMLTWNGGDPLSSSSWAKSPNPVFQRSNTTGVYGPGHNGFFKSPDGTEDWIVYHANSSASGGCDMNRSTRAQKFTWNADGTPNFGTPVALGAAQTVPSGE, encoded by the coding sequence GTGACCCGTTCCAGATGTCTCTCCACTCTCCTCGCCGTGCTGACCCTGGCGGTCGCCCTCCTCGTGGCGCCGCCCGCCTCGGCCGCCGTGGCGTTCACCTCGGCCGGGGTGAACCAGAACGGCGGCAACTGCCTGGACCTGCCCGGGAGTTCGTCGACCAACGGCACTCAGCTGCGTGCCTTCACCTGTAGCTCGGGCGCCGACCAGAGCTTCGGCTACACCCTGGTCGCGGGGACGACCGACACGTACACGATCACCACGCAGTCCGGTCTGTGCGTCGATGTCTCCGGGGCGTCGACGGCGGACGACGCGGCGGTCATCCAGTGGCCCTGCCACAGCGCGACGAACCAGCGGTGGCGGCTCGTCCCGGTGACGGTGTCGGGCACGGACAGGACCTTCAACCTGGTGTCCGTCGGTTCCGGCAAGTGCGTGGCGCCGAGCGGTGGTTCGTCGGCCTCGAACACCAACCTGGTGCAGCTGCCGTGCTCCGCGACCGGCGGCAGGGTGTGGCGGCTGCCCGGCTTCAGCGGCGGCGGTACGAGCCCTGGCACGTTCACCAATCCGCTCGCCCAGCGCGGGCCCGACCCCTGGCTCACCTACTACGACGGCTTCTACTACCTCGCCACGACCACCTGGAACTCGACGGTCACCATGCGCAGGTCGGCCACCCTGGGCGGTCTCGCCACGGCCGCCGAGCAGGTGCTCTTCAACCTGACCCGGCCGAACGGGGCCGGCACGATGTGGGCCCCCGAGTTCCATCTGCTCGACGGCCCCAACGGCAAGCGGTGGTACTTCTACTACACGGCCGGGCGGGAACCGTACGACCTCGGCACCCAGCGGATCCATGTACTGGAGAGCGCCGGGCTCGACCCGATGGGGCCCTACAGCTTCAAGGCCGACCTGCTCGACCCCACCCAGGACAACACCTGGGAACTGGACCCGGGCATCCTCCAACTCAACGGCAATCTGTACCTGTTGGGGACCTTCTACAACGGCTCGCAGCCGATGTTCATCCGGCCGCTGTCGAACCCCTGGACCGCGAGCGGCACCCGCCGTGTCCTGTCCACCCCGACGTACGGCTGGGAGACGGTGGGCGGCGCGGTCAACGAGGGCGCCGAGGTCCTCCAGCGCGGCGGAAAGACCTTCATCGTGTACTCCGCCAGCCACTGCTCCACACCCGACTACAAGCTGGGCATGCTCACCTGGAACGGTGGTGATCCGCTCAGTTCGTCGTCCTGGGCCAAGTCGCCGAACCCCGTCTTCCAGCGGTCCAACACCACTGGTGTGTACGGGCCCGGGCACAACGGCTTCTTCAAGTCGCCCGACGGGACGGAGGACTGGATCGTCTACCACGCCAACAGCTCCGCCTCCGGCGGCTGCGACATGAACCGGAGCACGCGGGCGCAGAAGTTCACCTGGAACGCCGACGGCACACCGAACTTCGGTACGCCGGTGGCTCTGGGCGCCGCCCAGACCGTGCCGTCGGGCGAGTGA
- a CDS encoding discoidin domain-containing protein: MKRLLVALALVIGCVVTATPAAHAAQTIGFPTFSGPAIPAPPVANTTGDMMRSIYDAESSGTDFWMDRLLARTGNDPAGPWLMSRGRALFMKTHDPAVLGFGGHVAYWESVNDNNAYAVAISPGTFTEQVAQRRQTPSHWKSVHTSGSVSVEQTKFITDNNVAVTNLSIRNNGSAATTLQLRATSPYATSGSGSELTGQVNAYNNLTTVRPRLTGDGFAVSSGGLNRSVTIAAGATVTTKVAMGFVTDEIPASLTEYNAYAGYSAATAFATHVRAYNLWWAQNVPYIDVPEGAIKKNIYYRWWLMRFNSLDADIPGQTFQFPTSTEGVLGYNNAIALTQPMHIDDLKYLRDPSYAYGDWLSVGQTSKGARFLDNPGDPENWSNSYTQYIAEAAWKSYQIHGGQPGIAANLARYAEGDVKGQLAYYDHDDNKLIEYDWGALTGNDADAVSFHWKPGNMDRAESAYQYSGALAAAQAYEATGNTAKATEMRTLATQIKDAIVNVLWNPNRQLFEHRLKSTNEWVPWKEINNYYPFSVGAVPDTATYKQALRLYDDPAQYPVFPFYTANQVDKKAAADAGNPGSNNFSTINSTVQFRLYSSVLRNYSNSWMNATDYKKLLYWNTWAQYVGGNTQWPDANEFWADWNGTGIDYRSWIHHNILGSSNWTVIEDVAGLRPRSDAKVELSPINIGWSHFTVNNLRYRGADLTIVWDDPADGVVRYPGVPEGYSIYVNGNRTATVGSLVPFTWDPATGDVTTSGTVTHHTSVAGLKAPNQVVQSSPRMVDMLAKAGVDLTADLPNLASGATASASYTGSGSAVSGAVDGYPTNEPFWGAGGSPNSQDWYELNLGATRTLDEVRLHFKDSRPASTTYRAPSAYTIQYYDGGSWVNVADQTKSPAAPRANYNLVRFPAVSAQRIRVLATHASGAKTGLTEVKVFNRGGVQPPANLAGSATASASYTSSWESVAAVNDGIDPPSSNDTVNPRWGCWPESGQQWVDLTWSSARNLARAEVYFFDDDQGIDLPASWKLQYWNGSAYVDVPGAGTYPVVRNQYNSVSFTPTSTTRLRVLLTGNGTNSVGLLEAKVYGP; this comes from the coding sequence ATGAAGCGGCTCCTCGTCGCCCTGGCTCTCGTCATCGGCTGTGTCGTCACCGCGACACCCGCCGCCCACGCCGCGCAGACCATCGGCTTCCCCACCTTCAGCGGCCCCGCGATCCCGGCCCCGCCCGTCGCGAACACGACCGGCGACATGATGCGGAGCATCTACGACGCGGAGAGCTCGGGCACCGACTTCTGGATGGACCGGCTGCTGGCCCGTACCGGCAACGACCCGGCCGGGCCCTGGCTGATGAGCCGGGGCCGCGCCCTCTTCATGAAGACCCACGACCCCGCGGTGCTCGGCTTCGGCGGGCATGTCGCCTATTGGGAGAGCGTCAACGACAACAACGCCTACGCGGTCGCGATCTCCCCGGGCACCTTCACCGAACAGGTCGCCCAGCGCCGGCAGACGCCGAGCCACTGGAAGAGTGTGCACACCAGCGGGTCGGTCAGCGTCGAGCAGACCAAGTTCATCACCGACAACAACGTCGCGGTGACCAACCTGTCGATCAGGAACAACGGCAGCGCCGCCACCACACTGCAACTGCGGGCGACCTCCCCGTACGCCACCTCCGGCAGCGGCAGCGAGCTGACCGGGCAGGTCAACGCGTACAACAACCTCACCACCGTGCGCCCGCGCCTGACCGGTGACGGTTTCGCCGTCTCAAGCGGTGGGCTCAACCGGTCCGTGACGATCGCGGCCGGCGCCACCGTGACCACCAAGGTGGCGATGGGCTTCGTCACCGACGAGATCCCCGCGTCGCTCACGGAGTACAACGCCTACGCGGGCTACTCGGCCGCCACCGCGTTCGCCACCCATGTCCGGGCCTACAACCTGTGGTGGGCGCAGAACGTGCCCTACATCGACGTGCCCGAGGGCGCGATCAAGAAGAACATCTACTACCGCTGGTGGCTGATGCGCTTCAACAGCCTGGACGCCGACATCCCCGGGCAGACCTTCCAGTTCCCGACCTCGACCGAGGGCGTCCTCGGCTACAACAACGCGATCGCGCTGACCCAGCCCATGCACATCGACGACCTCAAGTACCTGCGCGATCCGTCCTACGCCTACGGGGACTGGCTCAGTGTCGGCCAGACCTCCAAGGGAGCACGGTTCCTGGACAATCCGGGGGATCCCGAGAACTGGTCCAACAGCTACACCCAGTACATCGCGGAGGCGGCCTGGAAGAGCTACCAGATCCACGGCGGCCAGCCGGGCATCGCCGCCAACCTGGCCCGCTACGCCGAGGGGGACGTCAAGGGGCAGCTGGCGTACTACGACCATGACGACAACAAGCTCATCGAGTACGACTGGGGCGCGCTGACCGGCAACGACGCCGACGCGGTCTCCTTCCACTGGAAGCCCGGGAACATGGACCGCGCCGAGTCGGCCTACCAGTACAGCGGCGCGCTCGCCGCCGCGCAGGCCTACGAGGCGACCGGCAACACCGCCAAGGCCACCGAGATGCGCACGCTCGCGACCCAGATCAAGGACGCGATCGTCAACGTGCTGTGGAACCCGAACCGGCAGCTCTTCGAACACCGGCTGAAGTCGACCAACGAATGGGTGCCCTGGAAGGAGATCAACAACTACTACCCGTTCTCCGTCGGCGCGGTCCCCGACACCGCGACGTACAAGCAGGCCCTGCGCCTGTACGACGATCCCGCCCAGTACCCCGTGTTCCCCTTCTACACGGCCAACCAGGTCGACAAGAAGGCCGCGGCCGACGCCGGCAACCCCGGCTCCAACAACTTCTCCACCATCAACTCCACCGTGCAGTTCCGCCTCTACTCCTCCGTGCTGCGCAACTACTCCAACTCCTGGATGAACGCCACCGACTACAAGAAGCTCCTGTACTGGAACACCTGGGCGCAGTACGTCGGCGGCAACACCCAGTGGCCGGACGCCAACGAGTTCTGGGCCGACTGGAACGGCACCGGCATCGACTACCGCTCCTGGATCCACCACAACATCCTGGGCAGCAGCAACTGGACCGTGATCGAGGACGTCGCCGGGCTGCGACCGCGCAGCGACGCGAAGGTCGAGCTCTCCCCGATCAACATCGGCTGGAGCCACTTCACCGTCAACAACCTCCGCTACCGGGGCGCCGACCTGACCATCGTCTGGGACGACCCCGCCGACGGAGTGGTCCGCTATCCCGGTGTCCCGGAGGGTTACTCGATCTACGTCAACGGCAACCGGACGGCGACCGTCGGCTCGCTGGTGCCGTTCACCTGGGACCCGGCCACCGGTGACGTCACCACGAGCGGCACGGTCACCCACCACACCTCCGTCGCCGGGCTGAAGGCCCCGAACCAGGTCGTGCAGAGCAGTCCCCGGATGGTCGACATGCTCGCCAAGGCCGGTGTCGACCTGACCGCCGACCTGCCCAACCTCGCCTCCGGCGCGACCGCGTCCGCGTCCTACACCGGCTCCGGCTCCGCCGTCTCCGGGGCGGTCGACGGCTATCCCACCAACGAACCCTTCTGGGGTGCGGGCGGCTCCCCCAACAGCCAGGACTGGTACGAGCTGAATCTGGGCGCCACGCGCACCCTCGACGAGGTACGGCTGCACTTCAAGGACAGCCGGCCGGCGAGCACCACCTACCGCGCGCCGTCCGCGTACACCATCCAGTACTACGACGGCGGTTCGTGGGTGAACGTGGCCGACCAGACGAAGAGTCCGGCCGCGCCGCGCGCCAACTACAACCTGGTGCGGTTCCCCGCGGTCAGCGCGCAGCGCATCCGGGTCCTGGCCACCCACGCCTCCGGGGCGAAGACGGGTCTCACCGAGGTGAAGGTGTTCAACCGGGGCGGTGTCCAGCCACCGGCCAACCTCGCCGGGTCGGCGACGGCGTCCGCGTCGTACACCTCGTCCTGGGAGAGCGTCGCCGCGGTCAACGACGGGATCGATCCGCCGTCGTCCAACGACACGGTGAACCCGCGCTGGGGGTGCTGGCCCGAGTCGGGTCAGCAGTGGGTCGACCTGACCTGGTCCTCGGCGAGGAACCTGGCCAGGGCGGAGGTCTACTTCTTCGACGACGACCAGGGCATCGACCTGCCCGCCTCATGGAAGCTCCAGTACTGGAACGGCAGCGCCTATGTCGATGTGCCGGGCGCCGGGACCTATCCGGTGGTCAGGAACCAGTACAACTCCGTCTCCTTCACCCCGACGAGCACCACGCGACTACGGGTGCTGCTGACGGGCAACGGCACGAACTCCGTCGGCCTCCTGGAAGCGAAGGTGTACGGCCCGTGA
- a CDS encoding 5-dehydro-4-deoxyglucarate dehydratase — METPMLEGVLFFPVTPFTDTGEVDLAALREHVSAGADAGPGGVFVACGTGEFHALDVEEFTDVVRTAVDAVAGRVPVYAGAGGALGLARRFARAAAEAGADGLLLMPPYLVDSPAEGLVAYVRAVAEETALPVIVYNRGNARFDEHTASEVAQLPTVTGFKDGTGDLDLVARIIPAVREALSGSGKEFQFFNGMPTAEASQPAYRALGVKLYSSAAFAFAPDISLAFHRAVEEDDTQRVDALQRAFFHPLVRLRKRVPGYAVALVKAGVTLEGSKAGPVRPPLTSLGAGEIEELAAIIAEGRAVLAS, encoded by the coding sequence TTGGAGACCCCCATGCTCGAAGGCGTCCTCTTTTTCCCCGTCACTCCCTTCACCGATACCGGTGAGGTCGACCTGGCCGCCCTGCGCGAGCACGTCTCGGCGGGGGCCGACGCCGGTCCGGGCGGCGTGTTCGTCGCCTGCGGCACCGGCGAGTTCCACGCCCTGGACGTCGAGGAGTTCACCGATGTCGTACGGACCGCCGTCGACGCGGTGGCCGGCCGGGTCCCGGTGTACGCCGGGGCGGGAGGCGCGCTCGGGCTGGCCCGCCGCTTCGCCCGCGCCGCCGCCGAGGCCGGAGCGGACGGCCTGCTGCTCATGCCTCCCTACCTCGTCGACTCGCCCGCCGAGGGCCTGGTCGCGTACGTCCGCGCGGTCGCCGAGGAGACCGCCCTGCCGGTGATCGTCTACAACCGGGGCAACGCGCGCTTCGACGAGCACACCGCGTCGGAAGTGGCCCAACTGCCCACGGTGACAGGCTTCAAGGACGGCACCGGCGACCTCGATCTCGTCGCCCGGATCATTCCCGCCGTACGTGAGGCGCTGAGCGGGTCCGGCAAGGAGTTCCAGTTCTTCAACGGCATGCCCACCGCCGAGGCGAGCCAGCCCGCCTACCGCGCCCTGGGCGTGAAGCTGTACTCGTCGGCGGCGTTCGCCTTCGCCCCCGACATCTCCCTCGCCTTCCACCGTGCGGTGGAGGAGGACGACACCCAACGCGTCGACGCCCTCCAGCGCGCCTTCTTCCACCCCCTGGTCAGGCTGCGCAAGCGGGTCCCCGGCTACGCGGTGGCCCTGGTGAAGGCGGGGGTGACGCTGGAGGGCAGCAAGGCGGGACCGGTCCGCCCGCCCCTGACCTCCCTCGGCGCGGGGGAGATCGAGGAGCTGGCGGCCATCATCGCCGAGGGACGCGCCGTGCTCGCCTCCTGA
- a CDS encoding ABC transporter substrate-binding protein: MGSTTGPPGRRRRRVTAAVALLAAASLFTACGSGDDGSDGGGGGGAKDAKGTDDGATLTMWTRAATRPQSEALVKAYNASHENKVELTVVPTDDYQAKVGAAAGSKDLPDLFASDVVFVPNYTSSGLFADLTERIDALPFADDLAQSHIKAGTYEDKKYVVPHTLDLSVLFYNKDLYRKAKLDPEKPPASLAEWDAQARAVDKLGGGVDGTFFGGNCGGCGVFTWWPSIWAAGDEVLNEEGTAATLDSATAKQVYAAYRGWVRDDIVAPGARDETGTTWTGVFPKGKVGVMPMPSTTLGLMPKDLDLGVAPIPGPDGGKSTFVGGDAIGISATSKSADQAWNFLAWSLDDKAQIDVVAAHKDVVARTDLASNKHSEADPRLVTINQLVADGRTPYALKFGQTFNDPNGPWLTLMRDAVFGDGSKVDKDNEAVSASLAD; this comes from the coding sequence ATGGGGAGCACGACCGGACCACCTGGACGTCGCCGTCGGCGCGTCACCGCCGCCGTCGCGCTGCTGGCCGCCGCGAGCCTGTTCACGGCGTGCGGCTCCGGGGACGACGGCTCGGACGGCGGGGGCGGCGGCGGGGCCAAGGACGCCAAAGGGACCGACGACGGGGCCACGCTCACGATGTGGACGCGTGCGGCGACCCGGCCGCAGAGCGAGGCGCTCGTCAAGGCGTACAACGCGAGCCACGAGAACAAGGTCGAGCTGACCGTCGTCCCCACCGACGACTACCAGGCCAAGGTCGGCGCGGCGGCCGGGTCCAAGGACCTGCCCGACCTGTTCGCCTCCGACGTGGTGTTCGTCCCCAACTACACCTCCAGCGGCCTCTTCGCGGACCTCACCGAACGCATCGACGCCCTGCCCTTCGCCGACGACCTCGCCCAGTCGCACATCAAGGCCGGTACGTACGAGGACAAGAAGTACGTCGTCCCGCACACCCTCGACCTGTCGGTGCTCTTCTACAACAAGGACCTCTACCGCAAGGCGAAGCTCGACCCCGAGAAACCGCCCGCCAGCCTGGCCGAATGGGACGCGCAGGCGCGGGCCGTGGACAAGCTGGGCGGGGGAGTCGACGGCACCTTCTTCGGCGGCAACTGCGGCGGCTGCGGTGTCTTCACCTGGTGGCCGTCGATCTGGGCGGCCGGGGACGAGGTGCTGAACGAGGAAGGCACCGCGGCCACCCTCGACTCCGCCACCGCCAAGCAGGTCTACGCCGCCTACCGGGGCTGGGTGCGGGACGACATCGTGGCCCCCGGTGCCCGCGACGAGACGGGCACCACCTGGACCGGCGTCTTCCCGAAGGGGAAGGTCGGCGTCATGCCGATGCCGTCGACCACCCTGGGACTGATGCCCAAGGACCTCGACCTCGGGGTCGCGCCCATCCCCGGGCCCGACGGCGGCAAGTCCACGTTCGTCGGCGGCGACGCCATCGGCATCTCCGCCACCAGCAAGTCGGCCGACCAGGCCTGGAACTTCCTCGCCTGGTCCCTGGACGACAAGGCGCAGATCGACGTGGTCGCCGCCCACAAGGACGTGGTGGCCCGCACCGACCTGGCGTCCAACAAGCACTCCGAGGCGGACCCGCGCCTGGTGACGATCAACCAGCTCGTCGCCGACGGCCGCACCCCGTACGCCCTGAAGTTCGGCCAGACCTTCAACGACCCCAACGGCCCCTGGCTGACCCTGATGCGCGACGCGGTCTTCGGCGACGGGTCGAAGGTGGACAAGGACAACGAGGCGGTCAGCGCGTCACTGGCGGACTGA
- a CDS encoding 2-hydroxyacid dehydrogenase — translation MLNHRILSRFHEPLKARAEGPHTWLESFDWSPERISEAITDAEVFVGSQLSAEDARRAGRLRLVHVVGAGYDGIPLDALGPQVSVTTTHHHGRSIAEHVLMSVMMLSRDVLGADRALRAGRWRNVAVDPRLPFGTTLEGRRVGVIGFGETGTEVARLCQAVGMRVRAVRRDPSAPVPEDLRTDWIGGNDRLPDLLAESDVVVVTVPLGPATRGLIGPAELTAMGPGTLLVNVARGPVVQEDALYEALDTGVIAGAALDVWWSGPPQAPSRLPFHDLPNVLMTPHHSGHTTDTFAARALEIADNINRLEQGRPLANVVRAGAATAG, via the coding sequence ATGCTCAACCACCGCATCCTGAGCCGCTTCCACGAACCCCTCAAGGCCCGCGCCGAGGGCCCGCACACCTGGCTGGAGTCCTTCGACTGGTCCCCGGAACGGATCTCCGAGGCCATCACCGACGCCGAGGTGTTCGTCGGTTCGCAACTGTCGGCCGAGGACGCCCGGCGCGCCGGACGGCTCCGGCTCGTCCACGTCGTCGGCGCCGGCTACGACGGCATCCCGCTGGACGCGCTCGGCCCGCAGGTGTCGGTCACCACCACGCACCACCACGGCCGTTCCATCGCCGAGCACGTGCTCATGTCCGTCATGATGCTGTCCCGCGACGTGCTCGGCGCCGACCGCGCACTGCGGGCCGGACGGTGGCGCAACGTGGCCGTCGACCCGCGGCTGCCGTTCGGGACGACGCTGGAGGGCCGCCGGGTGGGCGTCATCGGCTTCGGCGAGACCGGCACCGAGGTCGCCCGCCTCTGCCAGGCGGTCGGCATGCGGGTACGCGCCGTACGGCGCGACCCCTCCGCACCCGTCCCGGAAGACCTGCGGACCGACTGGATCGGCGGCAACGACCGGCTGCCCGACCTGCTCGCCGAGTCCGACGTCGTCGTGGTCACCGTCCCCCTCGGCCCCGCCACCCGCGGCCTGATCGGCCCCGCCGAACTGACGGCCATGGGACCCGGCACCCTGCTGGTCAACGTGGCCCGCGGCCCGGTCGTCCAGGAGGACGCGCTGTACGAGGCCCTGGACACCGGCGTCATCGCCGGGGCCGCGCTGGACGTGTGGTGGTCGGGCCCGCCCCAGGCGCCGAGCCGGCTGCCGTTCCACGACCTGCCCAATGTGCTGATGACCCCGCACCACTCGGGCCACACCACCGACACCTTCGCCGCCCGCGCGCTGGAGATCGCCGACAACATCAACCGCCTGGAACAGGGCCGCCCGCTCGCCAACGTGGTGCGCGCGGGCGCCGCCACGGCCGGCTGA
- a CDS encoding LacI family DNA-binding transcriptional regulator encodes MAQATDPARSGPATLSDVARLAGVSLATASKALNGRAQVRAETRQRVVEAAERLSFRPNQLARGLLAGRTGTVGLLTSDLEGRFSIPILMGAEDAFGAGAVAVFLCDARGDAIREQHHVRALLGRRVDGLIVVGSRTDPRPSLGSELPVPVVYAYAPSEDPGDLSIVPDSVGAGRIAVDHLLACGRTRIAHITGDPGYLAARERAEGARAALDDAGLALVGEPRFGVWSEGWGRAATAMLLDRHPDVDAVLCGSDQIARGVMDVLRERGHRVPEDVAVMGFDNWQVLTSASRPPLTSVDMNLEQVGRAAAQALFGAIAGTRRSGVESQPGRVVIRGSTVALS; translated from the coding sequence ATGGCCCAGGCCACCGACCCCGCTCGTTCGGGGCCCGCCACGCTGAGCGACGTCGCCCGGCTGGCGGGCGTGTCCCTCGCCACCGCCTCCAAGGCGCTCAACGGCCGCGCCCAGGTGCGCGCGGAGACACGGCAGCGGGTGGTCGAGGCGGCCGAGCGGCTGTCGTTCCGGCCCAACCAGCTGGCCCGCGGTCTGCTCGCCGGCCGCACGGGCACCGTGGGCCTGCTCACCAGCGACCTGGAGGGCAGATTCAGCATCCCGATCCTCATGGGCGCCGAGGACGCGTTCGGGGCGGGTGCGGTCGCGGTGTTCCTCTGCGACGCGCGGGGCGACGCGATCCGTGAGCAGCACCATGTCCGCGCGCTGCTCGGCCGCCGGGTCGACGGTCTGATCGTGGTGGGCAGCCGGACCGATCCGCGTCCGTCCCTGGGCAGCGAACTGCCCGTCCCCGTGGTCTACGCGTACGCGCCCTCGGAGGACCCGGGGGATCTGTCGATCGTCCCCGACAGTGTGGGCGCCGGCCGGATCGCGGTGGACCATCTGCTCGCCTGCGGCCGGACGCGGATCGCGCACATCACCGGCGACCCCGGGTATCTCGCGGCGCGGGAGCGGGCCGAGGGCGCCAGGGCCGCGCTCGACGACGCCGGGCTCGCCCTGGTCGGCGAGCCGCGGTTCGGGGTGTGGTCGGAGGGCTGGGGGCGGGCGGCCACCGCGATGCTGCTCGACCGGCATCCGGACGTGGACGCGGTGCTGTGCGGCAGCGACCAGATCGCCCGGGGCGTGATGGACGTGCTGCGTGAGCGCGGGCACCGGGTGCCGGAGGACGTGGCGGTCATGGGCTTCGACAACTGGCAGGTGCTGACCTCGGCCTCCCGGCCGCCGCTGACGAGCGTCGACATGAACCTCGAACAGGTCGGGCGGGCGGCGGCGCAGGCCCTGTTCGGGGCGATCGCCGGGACGCGGCGCTCGGGCGTGGAGAGCCAGCCCGGCCGGGTGGTGATCAGGGGGTCCACGGTGGCCCTGTCGTGA
- a CDS encoding carbohydrate ABC transporter permease, with the protein MQGLSPRATRGLAYATPTAVLVTVFFLLPLLLVAQMSLSDWPLLAGDRGLNTPENYTDATDSTLFWPAVRFTLLYTVIVTVVLLGLALLLALLVQESRPAAGFFRTVYFLPGALGLASASLLFWGLYSPTTGPLSSVLERLGLVDDPVSFLGTPTSALLSTVFLVVWKFAGFYMLILLVGLQRIPHELYEAARMDGASRAQIFRRITLPLLRPSIALTLLLCVTGSLLAFDQFFILTKGGPDNSTVTVVQLIYREAFQRLNLGTAAALSIIVLAVLLLLNALQFRGLRRADES; encoded by the coding sequence ATGCAGGGGTTGAGCCCGCGCGCGACACGGGGCCTCGCCTATGCCACCCCCACGGCGGTCCTGGTCACCGTCTTCTTCCTCCTGCCCCTCCTCCTCGTCGCCCAGATGTCCCTGAGCGACTGGCCACTCCTCGCGGGCGACCGAGGCCTCAACACCCCCGAGAACTACACCGACGCCACCGACAGCACCCTGTTCTGGCCCGCGGTCCGCTTCACCCTCCTCTACACCGTCATCGTCACGGTCGTCCTCCTCGGCCTGGCTCTCCTCCTCGCCCTCCTTGTGCAGGAGTCCCGCCCCGCCGCCGGTTTCTTCCGTACGGTGTACTTCCTGCCCGGCGCCCTGGGCCTGGCCTCCGCGTCCCTGCTGTTCTGGGGCCTGTACAGCCCCACCACCGGCCCCCTGAGCAGCGTCCTCGAAAGGCTCGGCCTCGTCGACGACCCGGTGTCCTTCCTGGGCACACCGACCTCGGCCCTCCTCTCGACGGTCTTCCTCGTCGTCTGGAAGTTCGCCGGCTTCTACATGCTGATCCTGCTCGTCGGCCTCCAGCGCATCCCCCACGAGCTGTACGAGGCGGCCCGCATGGACGGTGCGAGCCGCGCCCAGATCTTCCGCCGCATCACCCTGCCGCTGCTGCGGCCCTCCATCGCCCTGACCCTGCTGCTCTGCGTCACCGGATCCCTGCTGGCCTTCGACCAGTTCTTCATCCTCACCAAGGGCGGCCCGGACAACAGCACGGTCACGGTCGTCCAGTTGATCTACCGCGAGGCCTTCCAGCGGCTGAACCTCGGCACCGCGGCGGCCCTGTCGATCATCGTGCTGGCCGTACTGCTCCTGCTCAACGCCCTCCAGTTCCGCGGTCTGCGCCGCGCCGACGAGTCATGA